The following are from one region of the Magallana gigas chromosome 4, xbMagGiga1.1, whole genome shotgun sequence genome:
- the LOC136274297 gene encoding neuropilin-1-like: MDSAAMKRNKVVTLISSKVFTARSYCLTFYYHMSGSQMGDLTVFTQNGTQSVVTKWTENTDQGDVWIQVPGIDLKLDSQTKILITAKRDGNAADIAVDLFELWPYPC; encoded by the exons ATGGACTCTGCTGCAATGAAGCGTAACAAAGTGGTAACACTGATTAGTTCCAAAGTCTTCACAG CACGATCATATTGCCTGACATTCTATTATCACATGTCCGGGAGTCAAATGGGGGATCTGACGGTTTTCACACAGAACGGAACCCAGTCAGTGGTAACTAAGTGGACCGAGAACACAGACCAGGGCGACGTCTGGATACAAGTTCCTGGAATTGATCTCAAACTTGATTCTCAAACTAag ATTTTGATCACGGCTAAGAGAGATGGAAATGCGGCTGACATTGCGGTAGATCTGTTTGAGCTGTGGCCATATCCCTGTTAA
- the LOC136275070 gene encoding tripartite motif-containing protein 5-like, translating into MALSESQIPPDAQHYLVCGTEDCEKNCQFYCNDCHKPMCEQCRDEHQKSPEIKNHEVVDYKQRKRQIPVEKCKIHPTKDIDLLCEECQIPLCSKCTATKEHRGHVFTDLEIVFAEKVSQYQDEIDKIRNYFEPVSQDVKKEIAGDVTEIKKIMEGIRTAMKAEAESVKRMVDAVTSDKIEQVNKIEQSSLETLNSQNQEIDNYINYLIDLIQTYYGCLSPSKIENLTLSLKSKSLKIRPVPETSKPVPPVFTAGKHSKEDVAKLLGRTTVPNTKPEIRKIKPMETASPQLKPTGKQRKQDREKSDVKQTLSLSSSVIKVREYTTPGVNDVFHISLGKSGRLWVSDYGGNLVQTDLQGKQLQKIQTSGGYGYHTVTQNGDLTQQSHQ; encoded by the coding sequence ATGGCATTATCTGAATCCCAAATACCACCCGACGCCCAGCATTATTTGGTGTGTGGCACTGAAGACTGTGAGAAGAACTGccagttttactgcaatgaCTGTCACAAAccaatgtgtgaacaatgcagAGATGAACATCAGAAGAGCCCAGAAATCAAGAACCATGAAGTAGTCGATTATAAACAACGCAAACGTCAAATTCCTGTAGAGAAATGCAAGATCCACCCAACAAAAGACATAGATCTTCTCTGTGAGGAATGCCAGATTCCACTTTGTTCCAAATGCACAGCCACAAAAGAACACCGCGGCCACGTATTTACTGATCTAGAAATTGTCTTTGCCGAAAAGGTATCGCAATATCAAGATGAAATTGACAAAATTCGAAATTATTTTGAGCCAGTTTCTCAAGACGTGAAAAAAGAAATCGCTGGAGATGTCACAGAAATAAAGAAGATCATGGAAGGTATAAGAACAGCAATGAAGGCTGAAGCTGAGTCTGTGAAAAGAATGGTAGATGCAGTCACATCAGATAAAATAGAACAAGTCAACAAAATAGAACAGTCATCATTAGAAACATTAAACAGCCAAAACCAAGAAATAGATAACTACATCAACTATCTTATTGATTTAATCCAAACATATTATGGTTGCCTATCTCCctcaaaaatagaaaatttaacattatctCTTAAATCAAAAAGCCTTAAAATTCGACCCGTGCCAGAGACATCCAAACCAGTCCCACCCGTATTTACTGCTGGTAAACATAGCAAGGAAGATGTCGCCAAACTGCTGGGTAGAACAACTGTTCCTAACACAAAACCAgagatcagaaaaataaaaccaatggaGACTGCCTCTCCACAGTTGAAACCTACAGGGAAACAGAGAAAACAAGACAGAGAGAAATCTGATGTGAAACAAACACTGTCTCTGTCTTCCTCTGTCATTAAGGTCAGGGAGTACACAACACCAGGTGTTAATGATGTATTTCATATATCACTAGGTAAATCAGGCAGACTCTGGGTCAGTGATTATGGTGGTAATCTTGTCCAAACAGATCTACAAGGGAAACAGCTACAGAAGATACAAACCAGTGGTGGATATGGCTACCACACAGTCACACAGAACGGGGATCTGACCCAACAAAGTCATCAGTAA
- the LOC136274799 gene encoding MAM domain-containing glycosylphosphatidylinositol anchor protein 1-like, with amino-acid sequence MARTFLLVLFSIFYGTEQCENFRYTKDVSAPNAIQIISNVSTESVDHLRGSCISECMSNIDCNAIDVCGTYCRLIRGWDSLYTEQNAATTCQRFQIECAAGQFYDRVTETCIAHDYCDFEADPEVSCFLTEDQTDDDGDWIRNTGPTSTPSTGPNAAKFGSYYKYMNAAALSKAGDMITLVSSKAFSARSYCLTFYYHMFGSKMGGLTVSTQNGTQSAVTKWTMSGNQGDVWIQVPGIDLKLDPQTKILITAMRDKDDEGDIAVDLIELWPYPC; translated from the exons ATGGCACGGACATTTCTACTGGTATTGTTCTCTATATTTTACGGAACGGAACAATGTGAGAACTTCAGGTATACGAAAGACGTTTCTGCTCCGAATGCCATTCAAATAATCTCGAATGTATCTACGGAGTCCGTGGACCATCTCCGAGGTTCGTGCATCAGTGAATGTATGTCTAACATTGACTGTAACGCCATAGACGTCTGTGGGACGTATTGTCGTCTAATTCGAGGCTGGGACTCCTTGTACACCGAACAGAACGCGGCCACGACCTGCCAACGATTCCAAATT GAATGTGCAGCGGGTCAATTTTACGACCGTGTGACTGAAACTTGCATTGCTCACG ATTACTGTGACTTCGAGGCTGACCCCGAAGTGTCTTGTTTTCTGACGGAGGATCAAACGGATGATGATGGTGACTGGATACGGAATACG GGCCCGACAAGTACGCCCTCTACCGGACCAAATGCAGCCAAATTTGGAAGTTACTACAAATACATGAACGCCGCTGCTTTATCGAAGGCTGGTGACATGATAACACTTGTCAGTTCCAAGGCCTTCTCAG CACGATCATACTGCCTGACATTCTACTATCACATGTTCGGCAGCAAAATGGGAGGACTGACGGTTTCCACACAGAACGGAACTCAGTCAGCAGTAACCAAGTGGACGATGAGCGGAAACCAAGGCGACGTCTGGATACAAGTTCCCGGAATCGACCTCAAACTTGATCCTCAAACTAAG ATTTTGATCACGGCAATGCGTGATAAAGATGATGAAGGGGACATAGCGGTAGATCTGATTGAGCTGTGGCCATACCCCTGTTAG
- the LOC136274793 gene encoding uncharacterized protein, with amino-acid sequence METSSTKKPTGKQRKQDREKSDMKQTLSLYPSVTKVREYTVPGVDWLYHISLGKSGRLWVSDHRGYLVQTVLQGNQLQKTKTSCGSGYHTVTQDGDLIYTNKRNKVINRITPDNAITEFIKTGDWEPISIHSSHINGDILVGMIKDGEPSKVTRYNKTGTEIQNIQRDNRGQALHGLPHYITENINGDVCVSDYGIEQEAALAPCLQMVASLTSNPGSTPLI; translated from the coding sequence ATGGAGACTTCCTCTACAAAGAAACCTACAGGAAAACAGAGGAAACAAGACAGAGAGAAATCTGACATGAAACAAACACTGTCTCTGTATCCCTCTGTCACCAAGGTCAGGGAGTACACAGTACCAGGTGTTGACTggttatatcatatatcactgGGTAAATCAGGCAGACTCTGGGTCAGTGATCATCGTGGTTACCTTGTCCAAACAGTTCTACAGGGGAATCAGCTACAGAAGACAAAAACCAGTTGTGGATCTGGCTACCACACAGTCACACAGGACGGGGATCTGATCTATACAAACAAACGCAACAAAGTCATTAATAGGATAACACCGGATAATGCAAtcactgaattcattaaaacaggaGACTGGGAACCAATCAGTATACACTCCTCCCACATCAACGGGGACATATTGGTGGGGATGATAAAAGATGGAGAGCCTTCTAAAGTCACCAGGTACAACAAGACAGGGacagaaatacagaacatacagaGAGACAACAGAGGACAGGCACTGCATGGTCTACCACactacatcacagaaaacatcaatggtgatGTCTGTGTATCAGACTATGGCATTGAACAAGAGGCCGCCTTAGCCCCCTGTTTACAAATGGTGGCCTCTTTAACTTCAAATCCGGGATCCACACCcctgatttaa
- the LOC136275071 gene encoding E3 ubiquitin-protein ligase TRIM45-like, whose amino-acid sequence MALSESLAPPDAQHYLVCGTEYCEKNCQFYCNDCHQPMCEQCRDEHQKNKKTKNHEVVHYKQRKRRIPVEKCKIHPTKDIELLCEECQIPICSKCTATKEHRVHVFTDLEIVFAEKVSQYQEEIDKIRNYFEPVSQDVKIEIAGDVTEIKKIMEGIRTAMKAEAESVKRMVDAVTSDNIEQVNKIEQSLLETLNGQNQEIDDFINYLNDLIQTYYGYLSPSKIEHLTLSLKSKSLKIRPIPETSKPVPPVFT is encoded by the coding sequence ATGGCATTATCTGAATCCCTAGCACCACCCGACGCCCAGCATTATTTGGTGTGTGGCACTGAATACTGTGAGAAGAACTGTCAGTTTTACTGCAATGACTGTCACCAAccaatgtgtgaacaatgcagAGATGAACATCAGAAGAATAAGAAAACTAAGAATCATGAAGTTGTCCATTATAAACAACGCAAACGTCGAATTCCTGTAGAGAAATGCAAGATCCACCCCACAAAAGACATAGAACTTCTCTGTGAGGAATGCCAGATTCCCATTTGTTCTAAATGCACAGCCACAAAAGAACACCGCGTCCACGTATTTACTGATCTAGAAATTGTCTTTGCTGAAAAGGTATCGCAATATCAAGAGGAAATTGACAAAATTCGAAATTATTTTGAGCCAGTTTCTCAAGACGTGAAAATAGAAATTGCTGGAGATGTCACAGAAATAAAGAAGATCATGGAAGGTATAAGAACAGCAATGAAGGCTGAAGCTGAGTCTGTGAAAAGAATGGTAGATGCAGTCACATCAGATAATATAGAACAAGTCAACAAAATAGAACAGTCattattagaaacattaaacGGTCAAAACCAAGAAATAGATGACTTCATCAACTATCTTAATGATTTAATCCAAACATATTATGGTTACCTATCTCCCTCAAAAATAGAACATTTAACATTATCTCTCAAATCAAAAAGCCTTAAAATTCGACCCATACCAGAGACATCCAAACCAGTCCCACCCGTATTTACATAG